A section of the Methanococcus vannielii SB genome encodes:
- a CDS encoding class I SAM-dependent methyltransferase: MTNSKKSADVLEFYENWDFSKYPDYLTLLMDFEENLIYDIISKDEFFKSLKLETDFSKVLDAGCGFGSFYNLTKDFDTIYMDFSKNLLKKFKSKKNKICADIEKMPFNDSVFNLVLCINVLEHVNFLNAILEVKRVLKPNGRAYFVVVNKNSIINDEIFIDWKIPHELISVNDFKALESFDFQLESIRSFYFLPPLFKIFPKSILKKIIDLFFKNDEKISKYLKFKGQFLICKMVKK; encoded by the coding sequence ATGACCAATTCTAAAAAATCCGCAGATGTTTTGGAATTTTATGAAAACTGGGATTTTTCAAAATATCCAGACTATTTAACACTACTTATGGACTTTGAAGAAAACCTTATTTATGATATAATATCAAAAGACGAATTTTTTAAATCTTTAAAACTTGAAACTGATTTTTCAAAAGTTCTTGATGCAGGATGTGGCTTTGGTTCATTTTATAACCTTACAAAGGATTTTGATACAATTTACATGGATTTTTCAAAAAATTTATTAAAAAAATTTAAATCTAAAAAAAATAAAATCTGTGCAGATATTGAAAAAATGCCTTTTAACGATTCCGTTTTTAATTTAGTTTTATGTATAAACGTTTTAGAACACGTAAACTTTTTAAACGCAATTTTAGAGGTAAAAAGGGTTTTAAAACCGAATGGGAGGGCATATTTTGTAGTCGTGAATAAAAATTCTATAATAAATGATGAAATATTTATTGATTGGAAAATCCCACATGAATTAATATCTGTTAATGATTTTAAAGCTCTTGAATCATTTGACTTTCAATTAGAATCTATACGATCCTTTTATTTTTTACCTCCCCTTTTTAAAATATTCCCAAAATCTATTTTAAAAAAGATAATTGATTTATTTTTTAAAAATGACGAAAAAATTTCGAAATATTTAAAGTTTAAAGGACAGTTTTTAATTTGTAAGATGGTGAAAAAATGA
- a CDS encoding DUF2120 family protein — MNNFNMIIGRIVRSIEAFKGSKPVINKDEVLAVRSICKDKKIDEYPSIKEYLMDKLVENDFEIVNDEEILEMVIRINEALGTSDTYTDEFAFDGVKSTFEAMGCVCDYAVGKKGSTYVGISMWFEKELKEPKFVEVICV; from the coding sequence ATGAACAACTTTAACATGATCATTGGTAGAATTGTGCGGTCAATTGAAGCATTTAAAGGCTCTAAGCCAGTAATAAATAAGGATGAAGTTCTTGCAGTAAGGAGTATATGTAAGGATAAAAAAATTGATGAATATCCTTCAATAAAAGAATATCTAATGGATAAATTAGTTGAAAACGATTTTGAAATTGTAAATGATGAGGAAATTTTAGAAATGGTTATACGGATAAACGAGGCACTTGGGACAAGTGATACATATACTGATGAATTTGCATTTGATGGCGTAAAAAGTACTTTTGAAGCTATGGGTTGTGTTTGTGACTATGCCGTTGGAAAAAAAGGAAGTACTTATGTTGGAATAAGTATGTGGTTTGAAAAGGAGCTAAAGGAACCAAAATTTGTGGAAGTAATTTGTGTATAA
- the wtpB gene encoding tungstate ABC transporter permease WtpB: MNQDKSFFTVFIVLSALLLLFLVLPLLNMILNPGNIQNAIFDSEVINSLLISLKAAGTATVIALYIGVPISYLLSRYHFFGKNVVEAIIDIPMAIPHAVIGIMILAFYYGTSIGRGFESIGFKIVDNFWGIVTVMLYVGLPYMVNSARDGFLMVDEELENVSRTLGASRAKTFFKISLPLIKNNIVSGSILTFARGISEVGAILVIAYFPKTAPVLILDRFNQYGLTASKPISVIMIILSILLFSVFRLVRYKQK; encoded by the coding sequence TTGAATCAAGACAAAAGTTTTTTTACTGTATTTATCGTTTTATCAGCGCTTTTGTTGTTGTTCTTAGTTTTACCTCTTTTAAACATGATTTTAAATCCCGGAAATATCCAGAATGCAATTTTTGATTCTGAAGTAATCAATTCTCTTTTGATAAGTCTAAAAGCTGCTGGAACTGCAACCGTAATTGCATTATATATTGGGGTTCCAATTTCATACCTTCTTTCAAGGTACCATTTTTTTGGAAAAAATGTTGTAGAGGCAATTATTGATATTCCAATGGCAATACCTCACGCAGTAATCGGGATAATGATTTTGGCATTTTACTATGGTACTTCAATTGGCAGAGGATTTGAAAGCATTGGCTTTAAAATTGTTGATAATTTTTGGGGAATTGTTACAGTAATGCTTTATGTTGGCCTTCCTTACATGGTAAATAGTGCAAGGGATGGCTTTTTAATGGTTGATGAGGAACTAGAAAACGTTTCAAGGACACTTGGGGCATCTAGGGCAAAAACATTTTTTAAAATATCCCTTCCCTTAATTAAAAATAATATTGTTTCAGGAAGCATTCTTACATTTGCAAGAGGGATTAGTGAAGTAGGGGCAATACTAGTTATAGCTTACTTTCCAAAAACAGCGCCTGTACTAATTCTTGACCGGTTTAATCAGTATGGATTAACTGCATCAAAGCCTATTTCAGTTATAATGATAATTTTAAGCATACTTTTGTTCTCAGTATTTAGGCTTGTACGATATAAACAAAAGTAA
- the pheA gene encoding prephenate dehydratase gives MICCLGPKGSYSEKAAQKFSGLLNQEIIFKKSIYDVFKSLETDFELLGVVPSENSIEGSVTITQDLFLEFPVKIIGEVDIEINHSLIGYNIEKIREILSHPQALAQCGRYIYKHGWKVRPVESTAKAAKIVFEEKNEELAAIGSIENARIYGIKVLEENVQDYQNNKTRFFLICNKNMNFKTNLMPSKSTIIVELKKNRPGAFYELLEVFKYRNVNLTRIESRPSKKEIGNYVFYIDYEQDDDNLGLLTDLRKRASNVIEIGSYFVIR, from the coding sequence ATGATATGCTGTCTTGGGCCAAAAGGGAGTTATAGTGAAAAAGCAGCCCAAAAATTTTCAGGATTACTAAATCAGGAAATTATATTTAAAAAATCAATATATGACGTTTTTAAGTCTCTTGAAACTGATTTTGAGCTTTTAGGGGTTGTTCCATCTGAAAATTCAATCGAAGGGTCAGTAACGATTACCCAAGACCTTTTTTTAGAGTTTCCGGTAAAAATTATTGGTGAAGTGGATATAGAAATAAATCACAGTTTAATTGGGTATAATATCGAAAAGATAAGGGAAATACTCTCACACCCCCAAGCACTCGCTCAGTGCGGCCGTTATATATATAAACACGGCTGGAAGGTAAGGCCCGTTGAAAGCACTGCAAAAGCTGCAAAAATCGTTTTCGAAGAAAAAAATGAAGAATTAGCTGCAATTGGTTCAATTGAAAATGCAAGGATTTATGGCATAAAAGTTTTGGAAGAAAACGTTCAAGATTATCAAAATAATAAAACAAGATTTTTTTTGATATGCAATAAAAATATGAATTTTAAAACGAATTTAATGCCATCAAAATCTACAATAATCGTAGAATTAAAGAAAAACAGGCCCGGTGCATTTTATGAGCTTTTAGAAGTGTTTAAATATCGAAATGTTAATTTAACCAGAATAGAATCTAGGCCATCAAAAAAGGAAATTGGAAATTATGTATTTTATATCGATTATGAACAAGATGATGATAATTTAGGATTACTCACTGATTTACGAAAGAGGGCATCAAATGTAATTGAAATTGGCAGTTACTTTGTAATCCGGTAA
- the hypB gene encoding hydrogenase nickel incorporation protein HypB → MHFVDVLNIGKDILKANKKHADKNRELLNSHGIAAFDFMGAIGSGKTLLIEFLINELKDEYKIACIAGDVIAKYDAGRMERHGVKVIPLNTGKECHLDSHQVGHSYLDLDLDNLDIIFIENVGNLICPTDFDLGTHKRTVVVSVSEGDDTVEKHPEIFKTADLTIINKIDIAKAVGSDPVKMFNDAKTINKDMEVLLTSIKNTEGLEKVVEFIKNTVKEVKSNKNKK, encoded by the coding sequence ATGCATTTCGTTGATGTACTTAATATCGGAAAAGATATCCTTAAAGCCAATAAAAAGCATGCGGATAAAAATCGAGAATTATTAAATTCCCATGGAATTGCAGCATTTGACTTCATGGGTGCAATCGGCAGTGGTAAAACCCTTTTAATCGAATTTTTAATTAATGAATTAAAAGATGAATATAAAATTGCATGTATTGCAGGAGATGTCATTGCAAAGTACGATGCTGGAAGAATGGAAAGGCACGGTGTAAAAGTAATTCCATTAAATACGGGAAAAGAGTGTCATCTTGATTCACATCAAGTTGGACATTCCTATTTAGACCTTGACCTCGATAATTTAGACATTATATTCATTGAAAACGTTGGAAACTTAATATGCCCAACAGATTTTGACCTTGGAACGCATAAACGAACGGTAGTAGTAAGCGTGAGTGAAGGAGACGATACTGTTGAAAAACATCCTGAAATATTTAAAACTGCGGATTTAACAATAATCAATAAAATAGATATTGCAAAAGCCGTTGGTTCCGACCCAGTTAAGATGTTCAACGATGCAAAAACCATTAATAAGGATATGGAAGTTTTACTTACCTCCATAAAAAATACAGAAGGACTTGAAAAGGTAGTCGAATTTATTAAAAATACGGTTAAAGAAGTTAAATCAAATAAAAATAAAAAATAA
- a CDS encoding ATP-binding cassette domain-containing protein, with protein MLKLENVSKSWKEFKLSNISLEMDKNYCILLGPSGAGKSVIIQCITGIIKPDSGKIYFNGEDITNLPPERRNFGYVPQNYALFPNMSVYKNIAYGMKIRGRSKLEIDKKVLDISEFLGITRILNRKPLTLSGGEQQRTAIARALVLDPKILLLDEPTAALDTSIKENVISELKKIGEIVPVVHITHDFVEARTLGNQIAILINGELNDFGDSEIFKTPKNEKIAKFLGYNLVKIENKNYAVAPEETVVKRPNEVQNPIEQHYFGKVESIVDFGYYRKLNVKIDEYSVKCITKGTNNLKIGEDVKVFYKRKISLN; from the coding sequence ATGCTAAAACTGGAAAACGTATCTAAATCATGGAAAGAATTTAAATTAAGTAATATAAGCCTTGAAATGGATAAAAATTACTGTATTTTACTTGGGCCAAGCGGTGCTGGAAAATCTGTTATAATACAATGTATTACTGGAATTATTAAACCTGATTCAGGAAAAATATATTTTAATGGTGAAGACATAACAAACTTACCTCCTGAAAGAAGAAATTTCGGTTATGTTCCCCAAAATTATGCCCTTTTTCCAAACATGAGTGTTTATAAAAATATTGCTTATGGAATGAAAATAAGGGGTAGATCTAAATTAGAAATCGATAAAAAAGTCTTAGACATTTCGGAATTTTTAGGTATAACTCGTATTTTGAATAGGAAACCTTTAACATTAAGTGGTGGCGAACAACAAAGAACCGCAATTGCAAGAGCTCTTGTACTTGACCCTAAAATTTTACTGCTCGATGAACCGACCGCTGCATTGGATACAAGTATTAAGGAAAACGTTATATCTGAACTAAAAAAAATTGGGGAAATAGTTCCAGTAGTTCATATTACACACGATTTTGTTGAAGCAAGGACGCTTGGAAACCAGATTGCGATACTAATAAATGGAGAATTAAATGATTTTGGAGATTCAGAAATATTTAAAACCCCAAAAAATGAAAAAATAGCGAAATTTTTAGGCTACAACCTCGTAAAAATTGAAAATAAAAATTATGCTGTAGCTCCTGAAGAAACTGTTGTTAAAAGGCCAAATGAAGTTCAAAATCCTATTGAACAACATTATTTTGGAAAAGTTGAATCTATTGTAGATTTTGGATATTATCGAAAATTAAATGTAAAAATTGATGAATATAGTGTAAAATGTATTACAAAAGGTACAAATAACTTGAAAATTGGGGAAGACGTAAAAGTTTTTTACAAGCGAAAAATATCTCTTAATTAA
- a CDS encoding UPF0104 family protein, which translates to MSKIKSKFIKNAFFYGIGISIISFIIYKIGIFEVYNVLKSADIKIYLFAVLIYLLTLFAISVRWNYLLGLNGYHAGFKNLVLLITMGQFINNVTPSMKGGSEPFRAYYLSKLENIPYHVSFSTVVIERLLDSVVFLMLTFFVIIYFTIKGMIYTGFFIIAWILVVFVTFGILYIAMHKKLAFKITLRIAKIVTKFSSKKIDEKKINDTIKKFQESMLFFKERKKGMINSLMLSIIWWFLDILRIYTLFIAINTNLNFITVSSTYLVALLVGVLPTLPGGLGTSDTAMIAMYSFFNIPYSKAAAGTLLDRSISYIFVTIVGSVAFKIIKKKSKNQNYEIEC; encoded by the coding sequence ATGAGCAAAATTAAGTCTAAATTTATAAAAAATGCCTTTTTTTACGGTATTGGAATCTCCATAATTTCATTTATAATTTACAAAATAGGAATCTTTGAAGTTTACAACGTCTTAAAGTCTGCAGATATAAAAATTTACCTGTTTGCAGTTTTAATATATCTTTTAACCCTTTTCGCAATTTCAGTTCGTTGGAATTATCTTTTGGGGCTAAATGGATATCATGCAGGATTTAAAAATCTGGTTCTTTTAATTACCATGGGACAATTTATAAATAACGTAACTCCATCAATGAAAGGTGGCAGTGAACCATTTCGTGCATATTATCTTTCAAAGCTTGAGAACATACCCTATCACGTTTCATTTTCGACAGTAGTTATAGAACGGCTTTTGGATAGTGTAGTATTTCTAATGCTCACGTTTTTTGTTATAATTTATTTTACAATAAAAGGAATGATTTACACAGGTTTTTTTATAATTGCATGGATATTAGTCGTTTTTGTTACTTTTGGAATACTATATATTGCAATGCATAAGAAGTTGGCATTTAAAATTACATTACGCATTGCAAAAATCGTTACAAAGTTTTCTTCAAAAAAGATAGATGAAAAAAAAATAAATGATACAATCAAAAAATTTCAAGAGAGTATGCTTTTTTTTAAAGAACGAAAAAAAGGAATGATAAATTCGTTAATGTTATCTATTATTTGGTGGTTTTTAGATATTTTAAGAATATATACACTTTTTATAGCCATAAATACAAATTTAAATTTTATTACTGTTTCATCAACATATCTTGTAGCACTGCTTGTTGGAGTTTTACCAACATTACCTGGGGGACTTGGAACAAGTGACACTGCAATGATTGCAATGTATTCATTTTTTAATATCCCCTATTCAAAAGCTGCTGCTGGAACGTTACTTGATAGATCTATATCGTATATTTTTGTTACAATTGTAGGTTCAGTTGCATTTAAAATAATAAAAAAGAAATCTAAAAATCAAAATTATGAAATAGAATGCTAG
- the rnc gene encoding ribonuclease III, whose protein sequence is MDNFEKLLLELDIKFNNLNIFKQAFIHSSYVNEHDNENLEDNERLEYLGDAVLELVVSEYLFENKLLNEGEMSKLRSKYVCEYSLFLYAKKLNFGDYILLGKGEINSNGFNRPTILSDVFEAFIAAIYLDLGLCSVKKFFNKFIVPIIEENSKKLFIDYKTKLQEMIQSENKTVRYILLEELGEPHDKEFIVAVKIGRKIISKGVGKSKKDAERQAAKIALLKLEKK, encoded by the coding sequence ATGGACAATTTTGAAAAACTGTTATTAGAACTCGATATTAAATTTAATAATTTAAATATATTTAAACAGGCATTTATTCACTCTTCATACGTTAACGAACATGATAACGAAAATTTAGAAGATAATGAACGTTTAGAATATTTGGGAGATGCAGTTTTAGAATTAGTAGTTAGCGAATATTTATTTGAAAATAAATTATTAAATGAAGGTGAAATGTCAAAACTGCGTTCAAAGTACGTTTGTGAATATTCACTTTTTTTATATGCTAAAAAATTAAATTTCGGTGACTACATACTTTTAGGAAAAGGAGAAATTAATTCAAACGGATTTAACCGGCCAACAATACTTTCAGACGTTTTTGAAGCATTTATTGCTGCAATATATCTTGATTTAGGATTATGCTCGGTAAAAAAGTTTTTTAATAAATTTATAGTCCCAATCATTGAGGAAAATTCAAAAAAATTATTTATAGATTATAAAACAAAGTTACAAGAGATGATTCAATCCGAAAATAAAACTGTACGATATATATTACTTGAAGAACTTGGTGAACCCCATGATAAGGAATTTATCGTTGCAGTAAAAATTGGAAGAAAAATTATTTCAAAGGGTGTAGGTAAAAGTAAAAAAGATGCTGAAAGACAAGCTGCTAAAATAGCACTTTTAAAACTTGAAAAAAAATAA
- a CDS encoding TldD/PmbA family protein, whose protein sequence is METDLSHLVDRIMEISEKRGFETEVFVSEGKHFSSELEGENLDSVEESEDFGIGVRVLKDKKMGFAYSSKKDYEVIYKAMENLINDEYTSFSGNDTYKTPKGMFYKDVVNLTEKELMNALFEMSEILKENKITTVNGGVSNSYDYNRIVNSNGVDIEEENTFYSASIAGINNGETAYDYLTRHDSFNVKELAENVVEFLKNPNAVRTEFTGNIVLDQRALNSLLSYTLLPAFNAENIQRNRSVLKDKMGEEIFGEKITIEDDGTLDYALYSSAVDGEGIKTQKTVLVENGILKNYLYDIKRANIDGCNSTGNGSRGYSSLPTVSPSNIVVKPVEKQGSFNEYLYINTLIGTHTANPVTGDFSVEISNSYIVKNDEKTPVKKGLLSGNIFEILKTATPLDKVCQRGKLISPPLLFEGKILI, encoded by the coding sequence ATGGAAACGGATTTATCTCATTTAGTTGATAGAATAATGGAAATTTCGGAAAAAAGAGGTTTTGAAACAGAAGTGTTTGTATCAGAAGGAAAGCACTTTAGTTCCGAACTTGAAGGCGAAAATTTAGATAGTGTTGAAGAATCAGAAGATTTTGGAATAGGAGTTAGGGTATTAAAAGATAAAAAGATGGGATTTGCATATTCCTCTAAAAAGGACTATGAAGTAATATATAAAGCAATGGAAAATCTGATAAATGATGAATACACGAGTTTTTCAGGAAATGATACATACAAAACGCCAAAAGGAATGTTTTACAAGGATGTAGTGAATCTAACTGAAAAAGAATTAATGAATGCTCTTTTTGAAATGAGTGAAATTTTAAAAGAAAACAAGATAACAACTGTTAACGGAGGAGTTTCAAATTCTTACGATTATAATCGGATTGTAAACTCAAATGGCGTGGATATTGAAGAAGAAAATACTTTTTATTCTGCTTCAATTGCAGGAATTAATAACGGGGAGACTGCATACGATTATTTAACCAGACACGATAGTTTCAATGTTAAAGAACTTGCGGAAAATGTTGTCGAATTTTTAAAAAATCCAAATGCAGTAAGAACAGAGTTTACCGGAAATATCGTGCTTGATCAAAGGGCATTAAATTCTCTTTTAAGTTATACATTGCTTCCTGCATTTAATGCAGAAAATATACAGCGAAACAGATCGGTTTTAAAGGATAAAATGGGTGAAGAGATATTTGGTGAGAAAATCACGATTGAAGATGATGGTACACTTGATTATGCACTTTATTCTTCTGCAGTAGATGGCGAAGGCATTAAAACTCAAAAAACGGTACTTGTTGAAAATGGAATTTTGAAAAATTACCTCTACGATATAAAACGAGCAAACATTGACGGATGTAATTCTACTGGAAACGGGAGTAGGGGGTATTCAAGTCTTCCAACAGTTTCTCCTTCCAACATAGTAGTTAAACCTGTTGAAAAACAGGGAAGTTTTAATGAGTATCTATATATAAATACGCTTATTGGAACACATACTGCAAATCCCGTTACAGGAGACTTTTCAGTTGAAATCAGTAACAGCTACATAGTAAAAAACGATGAAAAAACACCCGTTAAAAAAGGACTACTTTCAGGAAATATTTTCGAAATTTTAAAAACTGCAACTCCCCTTGATAAAGTATGCCAACGTGGAAAATTAATTTCTCCACCACTCCTTTTTGAAGGAAAGATTTTAATTTAA
- a CDS encoding preprotein translocase subunit SecD, translating to MKLLKDPKVAILLVFVLASVLLLTFKGLSFGVDLSGGSTIVLNTEKPLSDAEMVSVTEILTSRLNTNGLSDVRIYPRGSDEIVIEIPKSADLERIERILTQQGVFIATIDNKTAYVGQDISYVEEPRMTASGYGVGFRLSSDGANNFAEVAYGKGGYPVELYMDGNLVSAPILSPDLADGRPHQSQVITVAGASPTREDIEKAWVIYTALKSGSLPVKVEIAYISSVSPTLGAEFIKGALIAGLFAFLAVATVISFRYKNPKIVLPILITGFSEVLLILGFASLIDWKLDLASIAGIVAAVGTGVDHQIVITDETIAGESKKVTKNIKRAFFIIFGAAATTIAAMLPLFVMGIGMLKGFAITTIAGVLMGILISRPAFARIMQYVLKH from the coding sequence ATGAAATTACTAAAAGATCCTAAAGTTGCAATTCTTTTAGTGTTTGTTCTAGCCTCCGTACTTCTTCTTACATTCAAAGGACTTTCCTTTGGTGTAGATTTAAGTGGTGGCTCAACAATAGTATTAAACACTGAAAAACCATTAAGTGACGCTGAAATGGTTTCAGTAACTGAAATTTTGACAAGCAGGCTAAATACCAATGGATTAAGTGATGTTAGAATTTACCCCCGGGGTAGTGATGAAATAGTAATTGAAATACCAAAAAGTGCTGATTTAGAGCGAATTGAACGAATTTTAACTCAGCAAGGGGTATTTATAGCAACAATTGATAATAAAACTGCATATGTTGGACAGGATATATCCTACGTTGAAGAACCAAGAATGACTGCATCAGGATATGGTGTAGGATTTAGATTATCCTCAGATGGCGCAAATAACTTTGCAGAAGTTGCATACGGAAAAGGGGGGTATCCTGTAGAACTATACATGGATGGAAATCTTGTAAGTGCTCCGATACTTTCTCCCGACCTTGCAGATGGTAGGCCCCATCAAAGTCAGGTAATTACCGTAGCAGGGGCTAGCCCAACAAGAGAGGATATTGAAAAGGCATGGGTAATATATACTGCTTTGAAATCTGGTTCGCTTCCAGTAAAAGTTGAAATAGCATATATAAGTTCTGTTTCACCAACATTGGGTGCAGAATTTATAAAAGGGGCATTAATTGCAGGATTATTCGCATTCCTTGCAGTTGCAACAGTTATTTCATTTAGATACAAAAACCCGAAAATCGTGCTACCGATATTAATAACAGGATTTTCAGAAGTCCTTCTCATACTGGGTTTTGCATCACTTATTGATTGGAAACTTGATTTGGCATCAATTGCAGGGATTGTTGCAGCAGTAGGTACTGGTGTAGATCACCAAATTGTAATTACTGACGAAACAATTGCTGGAGAATCAAAAAAAGTTACAAAAAATATTAAAAGAGCTTTCTTTATTATATTTGGTGCAGCCGCTACAACCATTGCAGCAATGCTTCCTTTATTTGTAATGGGTATCGGAATGCTCAAAGGATTTGCGATAACAACAATTGCAGGTGTTTTAATGGGTATATTAATATCAAGACCTGCATTTGCTAGAATAATGCAATATGTACTAAAACACTAA
- a CDS encoding protein translocase subunit SecF: MNINYKVLAIIPVILALLSLVLVSVNGLKESIDVSGGVEISILAPENVDLSMLKEKMPNSEVRTAQSASGTFVIIKSGLDVDMDPIRAALREIFNTEDLSELAYTEKQIGSVLSSRFWEDGLKAVGFAFIFMAIVVYAIFRTAVPSAAVILAAAADIAIALGGMSLFQIPISTATIAALLMLVGYSVDTDIMLTTRVLKRRTGTLDERIKESMKTGITMSLTTILAMAVLLIVVTYVVPAAEVLGNIAAVLLIGLIGDLMLTWLTNVGILRYYVTEYKKERN; encoded by the coding sequence ATGAATATTAATTACAAAGTGTTAGCAATTATTCCGGTAATTTTAGCACTTCTTTCTTTAGTTCTTGTTTCAGTAAACGGGCTTAAAGAAAGCATTGACGTTAGTGGGGGAGTTGAAATAAGTATTCTAGCCCCAGAAAATGTGGATTTATCCATGCTAAAAGAAAAAATGCCGAATTCCGAAGTAAGAACCGCACAATCAGCTAGCGGTACGTTTGTAATTATTAAATCGGGATTAGATGTGGATATGGACCCTATACGGGCCGCACTACGGGAAATATTCAATACTGAAGATTTATCCGAACTCGCATATACTGAAAAACAAATTGGTTCAGTTTTAAGCAGTAGATTTTGGGAAGATGGCCTTAAAGCAGTAGGTTTTGCATTTATATTCATGGCCATCGTAGTATATGCAATATTTAGAACCGCAGTTCCAAGTGCTGCCGTAATTTTAGCAGCTGCAGCAGATATTGCAATAGCCCTTGGAGGAATGAGTCTTTTTCAGATCCCAATTTCGACAGCAACAATTGCTGCCCTTTTAATGCTTGTAGGTTACAGTGTCGATACTGACATCATGCTAACAACAAGGGTTTTAAAACGGAGAACTGGAACTCTTGACGAGAGAATAAAAGAATCAATGAAAACTGGAATTACAATGTCGCTTACAACAATTCTTGCAATGGCGGTTCTTTTAATTGTAGTTACTTACGTAGTACCTGCCGCAGAAGTTTTAGGAAACATTGCAGCAGTTTTATTAATTGGATTAATTGGAGATTTAATGCTTACATGGCTTACAAACGTAGGAATATTGAGATACTACGTAACAGAATATAAAAAGGAGAGGAATTAG
- a CDS encoding LL-diaminopimelate aminotransferase produces the protein MESYIQNLFSERLGGKNFGKEDVIYKFEKIKRAKKAAKLKFPNVELIDMGVGEPDEMADSSVVDVLCNESKKPENRGYSDNGVQELKDEIPIYMKEVFGVGELDPVNEVIHAIGSKPALAYITSVFINPGDVTLMTVPGYPVTATHTKWYGGSVEPLPLLEKNKFLPELDAISKEVKEKAKILYLNYPNNPTGAQATKKFYKKAVDFAFENDVVIVQDAAYAALTYGEKPLSFLSVNDAKEVGVEIHSFSKAYNMTGWRLAFVAGNELIVRGFATVKDNYDSGQFIPIQKAGIHCLRHPEITEKTRVKYERRLLKMVKILKEAGFNAKMPGGTFYLYVKAPIGTKGGAKFENAEEFSQYLIKEKLISTVPWDDAGHYFRMAACFEAFKNGEISVEEEDRILNEVKKRLTEVEFVFE, from the coding sequence ATGGAAAGTTACATTCAAAATCTCTTTTCTGAAAGGCTTGGTGGAAAAAATTTTGGTAAAGAAGATGTAATTTATAAATTTGAAAAAATAAAGCGAGCAAAAAAAGCTGCTAAGTTAAAGTTTCCAAATGTTGAGTTAATTGACATGGGTGTTGGAGAACCTGATGAAATGGCCGATTCTTCAGTAGTTGATGTGTTATGTAATGAATCGAAAAAACCTGAAAATAGGGGTTACTCAGATAACGGAGTTCAGGAATTAAAGGATGAAATTCCAATTTACATGAAAGAAGTTTTTGGAGTTGGAGAATTAGATCCAGTAAACGAAGTAATTCATGCAATCGGTTCAAAACCTGCTTTAGCATATATTACCTCAGTATTTATTAATCCTGGCGATGTAACACTAATGACCGTTCCAGGATATCCCGTTACTGCAACCCACACAAAATGGTACGGTGGAAGTGTTGAACCACTCCCATTACTTGAAAAAAATAAATTTTTACCCGAACTCGACGCAATTTCAAAAGAAGTGAAGGAAAAAGCAAAAATCCTTTATTTAAATTACCCAAATAATCCTACGGGCGCACAGGCAACAAAAAAATTTTACAAAAAAGCAGTTGATTTTGCATTTGAAAACGATGTAGTAATCGTTCAAGATGCAGCATATGCAGCATTAACTTATGGGGAAAAACCACTTTCATTCCTTTCAGTAAATGACGCAAAAGAAGTTGGGGTGGAAATCCACAGCTTTTCAAAAGCTTACAATATGACAGGATGGAGGCTTGCATTTGTTGCAGGAAACGAACTTATTGTAAGGGGTTTTGCAACGGTTAAAGATAATTACGACAGCGGTCAGTTCATTCCAATTCAAAAAGCAGGTATCCATTGCTTAAGACATCCTGAAATTACCGAAAAAACAAGGGTTAAATACGAAAGAAGACTTTTAAAAATGGTTAAAATATTAAAAGAAGCAGGATTTAATGCAAAAATGCCAGGGGGAACTTTTTATCTCTACGTGAAAGCTCCAATTGGTACAAAAGGCGGTGCTAAATTTGAAAATGCAGAAGAGTTTTCTCAGTATTTAATAAAAGAAAAATTAATTTCAACAGTTCCTTGGGACGATGCAGGACACTACTTTAGAATGGCAGCATGTTTTGAGGCATTTAAAAATGGTGAAATTTCAGTTGAAGAAGAAGACCGAATTTTAAATGAAGTTAAAAAAAGATTAACAGAAGTAGAGTTTGTTTTCGAATAA